From Mesorhizobium sp. Pch-S:
AAGGAGTTCATCACGCCGGACGACGTGATGCGGAAATCGATCGGCCTGCCGACGGGTGCGGCCATCTCGTTGACCGTGGCAATGCCGTATTCGGGGTAGATGAACAGCCACTTCCAGTCGAGCGATACGACCTCGACCCTGAGCGGCCGGTGCTCTTCGGTCACCGGCTGGCCTGGCGCAATGCGGTCGAGGCGGCGATACGGGTCGAGCAGATGGGTGCCGAGCCACGTCAGCGCGCCAAGGCAGATGATGATGAGCAGCGGCGCCGCCCAGATGACGAGTTCCAGCTTGGTGGAATGGTCCCAGTCGGGCGCGTAGGTGGCCGAGGCGTTGGAGTGCCGGTAGCGCCAGGCGAAGAACACGATCAGCAGCATCACCGGCACGATGATGATCAGCATCAGCAAGGTCGACACAACCAGCAGGTCGCGCTGCTGCGCGGCAATGTCGCCCGCGGGCGCCAGCACCACGAAATCGCAGCCGCTGAGAATCACCGCCAGTGGCAGGATCAGCAGGCTGGCAAGCCTGCGCCCCAATCCATGCAAAGGGGGCCTGTGTGAAGAGAACCAATGTGTGGACATGAAAGCGTCCGCCCGTCATTGTGCACTGCAAGATACGCGATGGAGTAGCCGAGCCGGACACGGCCACGACATTGGACAATTTGTCCAATCCCCCCGGCGAGTGCGATGCATCAAGATTTTAGGTGCACCGCGGCATGTCTCCGCGGCCGTGTTTTTGCTGCATGATCCTCGGCCGAAAAGTCTGCAACTTTTTGCTTTGCTGACCTTCGGTTCGGGGTCATGCTTTCTGTATTGGGACGGCACCGCAGGGATGACTGAAGTCACACGAGCCGACACGAGCGGCGACCACCATCACGTCAATCCCGGTGACATTGCCGTCGGCGTCGTCATCGGCAGGACGTCGGAGTTCTTCGACTTCTTCGTCTATGCGATCGCCTCAGTGATCGTCTTCCCGAAGCTCGTATTCCCCAACACCGATCCGCTGACCGCCACCGCCTACTCCTTCGCCATCTTTGCGCTGGCCTTCCTGACCAGGCCGCTCGGCACGGTGCTGTTCATGGCCGTCGACCGCCGCTATGGCCGCAGCGCCAAGCTGACCGTCGCGCTGCTGCTGCTCGGCACCTCGACCGTGGCCATCGCCTTCCTGCCGGGATACGCTACCATCGGTGCCGCTTCGGCCTGGCTGCTGGCGCTGGCACGCATCGGCCAGGGCATCGCCTGGGGCGGCACCTGGGACGGACTGCCGTCGCTTTTGTCGCTCAACGCGCCCGAGCATCGGCGCGGGCTCTATGCGATGGTGCCGCAACTCGGTGCCCCGATCGGGCTGATCGTGGCCAGCACGCTGTTCGCCTTCTTCGTCGTCAACCTGTCGGCCGAGGACTTCTTCGGCTGGGGCTGGCGCTATCCGTTCTTCGTCGCCTTCGCCATCAATGTCGTCGCGCTCTTCGCCCGGCTGCGCCTTGTCGTGACGCCGGAGTTCAGCCGGCTGTTCGAGAATGGCGAATTGCAACCGACCCGCGTGCGCGAGACGCTCAAGGCCGAGGGTCGCGTCGTCGGCATCGGCGCGTTCGTGCCGCTGGCGAGCTTCGCCCTGTTCCACATGGTGACGGTGTTCCCGCTGTCCTGGGTGTTCCTGTTCACGCAGGAAGGACCGGGGCGCTTCCTGATGATCGAGGCGGGCAGCGCGGTGTTCGGCCTGCTGGCGATCGTCGCTTCCGGCCTGATCGCCGACCGCATCGGCAGGCGCTCGCTGCTGTTCAGCACGGCCATCGCGATCGCCGCCTTCAGCGGCTTCGCGCCGCAGCTTCTCGACGGCGGCACCGCGGGCGAGATCGCCTTCATGGTTCTGGGCTTCATCCTGCTTGGCCTGTCCTTCGGCCAGTCCTCGGGCGTGGTGGCATCGCGGTTCTCGCGCCGTTACCGCTACACCGGCTCGGCCATCACATCGGACCTCGCCTGGATGTTCGGCGCCGGCTTCGCGCCACTGGCCGCCCTGCTGCTTTCGGCCAATTTCGGCCTGATCTCGGCCGGCGCCTACCTGCTCTCCGGCGCGATCTGCACGCTGGCGGCGTTGTGGGTCGCCGGACAGGCGATCGACCGGGGCTGGCAAGAGAAAAGCTCGGCCGAGTAGCGCTCGGCTGAGCCGGGGCTGTCTAGAGCGGTTCCGGTTTTCCGGACGCATAACCGCATGCACTTTTGCTGGAATTGCCCTAAGCCTGCCCGTCGCCGCCGAGAGCACCCTCCAGGAAAAGTTTCCAGGCTCGATTGAAATACCGCTCTATCTCGGCGGGATCGACGAACCTGTCTTCTCCGAGCATGGCCGAGATCAGCGGCTTGATCGAGGTCGCGTAAAGCAGCTGCTCCGCAACGAAGAAGGCATTTCCTTCCTTCAAGAAGCCCTCGGCCTGCGCCTGCTTCACCAGAGCGGCAAAGCGCATCATGATCGGGCTTTCGACGGTTGGCGTCGGCTGTACGCCTCCGAAGGCTACGGCTTCGCCGAGGGCGACGCGATTGAGAGCGATCATCTGGGGCCGCAGATTGATCGACAGCAGTGCCCGCGCAAAACGTTTCAGGCGCTTCGACGCGCTTGAATCGATCGCCATCAGCTCATCGAGTTCCGACAGGACCTCCCCCTGCAGCCCCTCCATCAAGGCCTTGAACAGTGCGGACTTCGAGGAATAGCGGCGATAGATCGTATCCTTGCCCGCTCCGCAGACCGAGGCCACCTGTTCCATCGTGGTGGCCGCGAAGCCCTGAACGGCAAACAGTTCGGCAGCGCTCTCCAATATCCGCCGATTGAGTGCCGCCTGCGCCTCCCTGGAGGGACGGCCACCCTTGGACTTGCCGACAACGGACGGTGAGCCGGTCCCCGCAGCGGGTTCCACCTCGCCGGAATTCTTCATCCGAGACTGCGCAGACGCCATGTTCCTGCCTGTACGAGGTTGGTGGGGTCACCGACGTTTCCCGCCTATCTAGCTTTGCCGGAAAACCAAACGCAACCGTTCCGTTGCGATTGTGCAACAGCAAATAAGTTGAGTATTCCAGTCATAAAATTAAACTGGACGTCATCGTCCCGTTTTTGCTATCGGCCATGACAACTCGGGCGAAGGGAAAGAGCGGGGCAAATGGCTTTTGGTGCATGCAGGGCGGCGTTTCTGGGAACGACCTCTCTTCTGGTCTTTTCGGGGGGCGCACTCGCCCAGGAACCCGCGACGCAATTGGAAAAGATCGTCCTGGAAGGACGGTCCGGATCGACCTCGGCCGACCGCATCCTGCAGAAGAATACGGCAACCGCCACAAAGACCGGAACGCCGGTCGCGGAAACTCCGCAATCGGTGACGACGATCACCCGCAAGCAGATCGAGGAACAGAGCCCGCGCACGGTCAGCGAAGCGCTGCGCTACACGACCGGCGTTCTCTCGGACCGCGATTCGAACTCCCGCTACGATTCGATCTTCCTGCGCGGCTTCGGCGCTTTTGGAACCGCGACGAGCTACGTCAACTATCTCGACGGGCTGAAGCTGCCGCGCGGACAGGCCTTCGCGCAACCGTCGATCGACCCTTACCTGCTCGACCGGATCGACGTGCTCAAGGGCCCATCGGCGCTTCTCTACGGGCAGGTGAGCCCGGGCGGCCTCGTCAACCAGGTCAGCCGCATGCCTTCGGCGCAGCCGTCCAACGAGGTCCGCATCGAAGGCGGGTCGCATGGCCGCGTGCAGGGCGGGTTGACCTCGCGCGGCGCCCTGAACGCGGATGGAACGCTGCAATACGGCATCAGCGCGGTCGGCCGGCTGTCCGGCACCCGCTATGACGATGTCGATGAAAAGCGCCTCGCCATCGCCCCTGCGGTGACCTGGCAACCCGATGCCGACACGACCCTGACGATCTCGGGCTATTACCAGAACGACCCGGAAGGCGGATATTTCAATTCGCTCTATCCGGGGTTCCTGGCTCCCCAGGCCTACCGGCCCTACCTTAATTCGAAGCTGAACATCGGCGATCCTTCCTTCGACGCCTTCAAGCGGGAACAATACGGCATCGGCTACCGCCTGGAGCATCGCTTCAACGAAACCGTGACCGTCCGCTCCGCCCTGCGCTATTCCCACGTGGACACGGACTTCAGTTCCCTGCAGATGTCAGGGCCGCTGGGCGCGAACGGGGTCATCCCGCGCCATGCCCTGCGCTCGATCGAGGATGTCGGCGGCCTGTCGCTCGACAACCAGGCGGAGTTTCATTTCGACACCGCGGCCGTAAAGCACACGCTCCTGACCGGCATCGACCACCAGAATTCGACGAGTGACTGGGAATATCGTTTCGGTGCAGCACCGTCGCTCGATGTGGTCAATCCCATCTACGGGCAGCCGATCGGCCCGCTCGCGACGATCATCAACAACGGACAGACGCTGCGACAGACCGGCGTCTACGTCCAGGACCAGATGAGCTTCGGCGGTTTCCGCGCGGTAGTCGGCGTGCGCCATGACTGGACGCGGCAGGAGACCGACAACCGGCTGGCGCGGACATCGTCAGAGCAATCGAGCAGAGCCACAAGCTATCGCGCCGGCCTGCTCTATCTGTTCGACAACGGCATCGCCCCCTATGTGAGCTATTCCACATCCTTTGAACCGAATGTCGGCGTCACCGCCAAAGGTGCACCCTTCGTACCGAGCAAGGCACAGCAATACGAGGTCGGCGTGAAATACCAGCCTGCCGGACTCGACGCGCTGTTCACGGTCTCCGCCTTCGATATCCGGCAACAGGATGCGCTCGTGCCCGACACGTTCGGCTTCAACGTGCAGGAAGGCGAAATCCACTCGCGCGGCCTCGAATTCGAAGCCAGGGGCAATGTCACCGACAACCTCGAACTGATCGGCGCGCTGACGCTGCTCGACACGAAGGTCAGCAAGGCGGCCGTCCCGGCGAATGTCGGCAAACGGCCCCAGGCAGTGCCCGAATATTATGGTTCGCTCTGGGCGAACTATACCTTCGATGCCGACGCCCTCCAGGGCCTGTCGATCGGCGGCGGGCTGCGCTTCGTCGGCTCCAGCTATGCTGACAATGCCAATGCGGTGAAGGCCGATGGCTATACGCTTGTCGATGCCGCCCTGCGCTATGACTTCGGCGCAAAGAACCCCAACCTCAAGGGGCTACAGGGCACGTTGAACATCACCAACCTGTTCAACAAGCAATACTATTCGAGCTGCAGCTCGAACATCTATTGCCAGTACGGTAATGGCCGCGAAGTCCTGGCGGGCCTCAACTACAAATGGTGAATGGAATGGACAGGCGCATATTCTGCGGAAGCCTGCTGCTGGGAGGGCTGGCGGCGGCCCTGCCGGCCCGCGCTGCGGAACCGCTGACCGTCACCGACATGGCCGGCCGCAAGGTCCGGCTGCCAGCCATGCCCAGGCGCATCGTCCTGCTGGAAGCCCGCGATATCGTCAGCATGTCGCTGCTGCATCCGGACCCGGCCGCGCTCGTCGTGGGCTGGGCAGCCGTCGATCGCATCGACAGCGACGCCGTGAGGGATGGGTTCGAGCGCAAGCGGCAGATCCCGGTCGTCGGCAAGCAGACGCCCGACACGATTTCGTTCGAGGGACTGATCAGCCTGTCGCCCGACCTCGTCGTGGCCAATCTGTACATGGCCCCCCAGGGCAGCAAGGACCTGCTGGTCGAGCGCCTGGAGAGCGCCGGTGTTCCCGTCATTTTCAGCGATCTCTCCAGCAACGCTTCCGGCGACCAGGCCCCCGCCAAGAGCACCATCGCCGATTTCCACGAGCAGATGCGCATGTGGGGCGACGTGCTCGGCGCCGCTGACAAGGCCGCCGCATACATCGCCCTTGTCGACGCGCATCTGAAGCGGGTCGCGTCCTGCGTGGCAGATGCGGCTCCGGTCACAACCTATCTGGAAGTCCAGTCCACCGTCGACGACTGCTGCTGGGCAGCCGGCAGCAGGGTCTGGGGGGAGCTGCTCGAACTTGCCGGCGGCAGGACGCTGCCCGGCGTGACGGCACCCTGGTTCCAGAAGCTCCAGCTCGAATATCTCGTTTCGACGCCAAGCGACGTCTACATCGCCTCAGGCGGCGGGTGGTCCGCCGGCGGGCGTCCGTCGATCGGGCCGGGCTTCACGGCGGCGCAAGGTCGGGAGGGTCTGCAACGACTGATCCAACGCACGGGTTTCGACCAGCTGTCCAGCGTGCGCAACGGACGTGTCCACGGTATCTGGACCGGGCTCATCTCCATCCCGCCCTTCAACATCCTGTTTGTCGAACAGGCGGCGAAGTGGCTGCATCCGGAACCGTGCCGCGACATCGACCCGGCGGCGACGCTGGCCGAGATCAACGAGCGTTTCCTCTCCGTGCCGATCAAGGGGCCGCTCTGGGCCTCCTTGCGGGATTAGGGCAATGCCGGCCCCTCGCAAGCGCCGATACGCGGCAACCGCGGTGACGCCTTTTTCGAAGGTCGAGGCGTTTCTCGAACCGATCCTGGCATCGATCGCGACACACGACATCAGCGTTCAGCGGCTGGGCGGTCGTTTCGAGTTCCAATCGCCATATGGCGTCGGCTTTCTCGAAGCGACCGCCGGCCAACTGCGCCTGTCGGTGGAAACCGACAACCGCCATGCGCTCAACCGCCTGAAGCATGCACTGGTCGGACCGATCTCCTTCATCGCCGCCGGCGAGGCGTTGCAGTTCGAATGGACCGGCGATGAAGCCGGGCTGACGCCGCTGGAAGACCTGCGCATCCTGCGTGTCAGGCGAACTGCACAGCTCACCCCACGCATGCTGCGGATCGGCTTCGAGGGAGAAGATCTGGCCCGCTTCGACCGGAACGACCAGCTCCATTGCCGGCTGATCTTCCAGCCGAAAGACGTCGTATCGCCGCAATGGCCGAGCATCGACGATCGCGGTCACATCGTATGGCCGCAGCGGCGCAAGCTCGACACGCGCGTCTACACCATCCGTTCGATCGACGTTCCAAAAGGCGAACTCACCATCGACTTCGCTCTGCACGACCGTGCAGGACCCGCGACGCGGTGGGCCATCGCAGCGTCAGCGGGCGATCTCGTCGGCATTGTCGGCCCCGCCGCCGACGGTCCAAGGCCCGCTGGCTTCTATGTGCTTGCGGGAGATGAGACAGGACTGCCGGGCATTGCCCGTATCCTCGAAAACCTCGACAGCGATGCCCGGGGCTTCGCGTTTGTCGAGATCGGCGGACTGAGCGAAAAACTGCCGCTGGCCCATCCGGCGGGGATCCAGCTTCAATGGCTCGATCGTCAAGGCGCCCAGCCCGGAACCACATCACACCTCGTCGATGCGGTCCGCTCGGTGGCGTGGCCTTCCGATCGCCAGGATTCGTTCTTCTGGGGTGGCTGCGAACACAAGGCCTTCCGCCAGATCCATCGATACCTGCGCAACGAACTGCATCTGCCACGCGAACGCCAGGTTTTCTATTCGCACTGGCATCGCACGCTCAGCGAGGAAGATATCATCGCCGCAGGCGCGTCGGCATATCTGCCCGATTGAAGACAAACGAGGCGAGCCAGGGGCCTCTATCAGCCGCCTCAGAACTTGCCGACGACGTTGAGGAACACCCCCCTGTCGTCGAGCGTGAGATCGCGAAGGTCGTCGGAGAACCGGCCGAAATTGTAGCCAACGCCGACCTTGAAGTTCTCCCCGACATGACGATAGAGCGCGACGAGCGCGCCATAGTCGACCGTGTCGGCTTCGGGCATCGCCAGGGCGCGTGCCTCGACCAGGGCATCCCATTGCTTCACGATATGCAGGTCGGCGCGAACGATGCCGAGATGCGCCGATGACCGTTGCCAGCCGTCGTCGATGGCGACGTTGTTGCCGCTGACACGCTCGCGATACCGCACGTCGCCGATGCGGAAGCCGTATTTGCCGCCGATCGAGAGCCATGGCACCAGATCGTAGGTGAAGTCCGCCGACATTATGTGGCTGCGCTGCAAGGGGCCGAAACGGTCGCCGGTCACGGCGCTGACCTGATCGTTGCCGGGCAGATCATAGAGCCAGGTGTATTTGAACAGCGCGTTCAGCCGGTCGTTGTCGACCGGACGGTAGGCGTAACCCAGCGATGCCTCGACATAGTCGCCATCGCGGAAGGAGTTGATGCAGTTGTTGGCGATGATGCTGGCGTCGCAATTGCCGGATGCGGACCAGACGCCCTCCACATTGGCGAGCACGCGCCAGTTCGGATCCGTCTTCCACGACAGGCCGGCAGCGAAGAGATAGGTGTTGACGTCGCCGCGGCCGGTGCTGGAGCTGTCAAAGCGGGCCTCGCCGCGCACGCGGCCGGTGATGCCCGCTTCCTCGTCATTGTAGCCGAGCGACATCGACACTGCCCTGCGGTTGAAACTGTCGCGCCGCTGGTACTGGCCGGTCTCCTTGCCGTTCTGGTCGAGGACGGCATAGATCCCGTCATCCTCGACCCGGCCAGCCTCGAAAGAGGCGTTGACGGTCCACATCGCGTCGGGCGTGTAGATGACGCCATAGGTCTGGTTGAGCGAGCGCCGGCTTCCGAACATGTCGTAGCTGTCTTCGGAGAAGGCCGACAAGGTGTCGTTGATCTTGCGCTTGACGCCGCCGACGATCTGGCCACTGTCGGTGCCGATCGGGTCATAGTTGCGATCGAGATCGAAGGCGCGGGTGGGGTCGAGCCTGTAGCCGATGTAATACTGGTCGTCGGCGGTGGGATTGTATGTGATGGCGGCCAGGCCGCCGACACCGCCGGTGCCGTAGGAAATCTCGCCATTGAGGCCGATCTTCTCGGTCAGCTTGTATTCGGCGCCGATGCCGAAGCGGTCGTTGCGGTCTATGTCGCCGGAGCGGCTGATCGTTCCCTGGCCGAAGGCGTAATACATCTGGTCGCTGTCGGGCCGGTATTCGACGCGCACGCCGCCACGACCCTGTCGCCATTGTAGCCGGAACGGTAACCCGAACCCCGGGCACGCAGCGGATCCGAGAGTTCGGTGTAGGTGACGCCGAACGAGACCTTCCAGTATTCGTCCCACTGCCAGCTGAGCACACCTTCGCCCTTGCGCTTGGAGCGTGTCCTCAACGCAGGATCGTCAATGCCCGAAAGCGGCGCGACATAGCGATTGTAGTCGTCGACCCGGTAGTCGTCATAGGTGACCTTCACCCCGACATCCTTGTTGACGGCGACATCGGCGAACGCGCCCCAGCTGCGCTCGTTGCCGTCCACCTGCTCGGACAAAGTCGAGAAGCCGTCATCCTTCTTCTCGAAATAGCCTCCGACAACGCCTTTCGGGCCACCGCCGAACAGCTCGTCGACGGCCGCCTGTCCGCGCATGCGCCAGGCCATCGCCGAGTGGTCCCGCGATCCGGTGCTGGGAATGTCCTCGATGGAGAGGCCGCCATCGACCGAGCGCGACGTGCCGAACCCCGGTCCCTTGGAATGGGCAACTTCGGCTTCGAGGAAGGTGCGGTCCGACTGGCGCAGCTTGATGTCGGCGCCATAGGCGCGCTGGTGCGCCTCGCCGGTGTTCTCGTCCATACCGGTCACGCCGACGCGGACCTTGTCGTTGATCCAGTGCTGGCCGCGGCCGCCATAGACATAGCCGTCGACCTCGCCGACGGCCGGCGTGTATTCGTACTGGGAGATGATGTAGGCCTTGTTGCCGCCGAGCGTTCCGTCGCGCACGGGATCGCTGGTGCCGGTCGTGGAAAAGATCGGCCGCGTCAGCAGCAGCGTGCCCTGCATGTAGTCGAACGAATAGTCGTCGCCGTAGCGCAGGTTGCGCCGTTCCACCACCCGGCCGGTCACGGCATCGCGGATCTCGAGCGTGATCGTTTCCGAGCCGATGGTGATGTCCTGGTGCTTCATCCAGTAGAAGGAACCGCTGCCCAGGAATTCGTCGCGCTGCGGCAGCGTGTCGGGCTGGGCGGCATAGACGGTAGCCTCGGTCCGGCGTTCACCGAAGGTCGTCGTCTCCTCCGAACGGTAGACCGCGTTGGCGCCGTAGAGGCCACGCTCGGAGCGGATGAATTCCGTGCCGGTGATGCTGGTCTTGTAGTTACCCCACATGACATGGCTGTCGCCGCGCTGGAGGCGGACATAGAACTTGCCCTTGGTGGGGGCGTCCTCGATGGCCGTCGAATCGTCGCCATAGACGGGATAGTAGTCATCGGGGTCGAGACGGCGCAGCAGCTGGCGCGGATCCTTCGAATCCAGTCCCCTGAACATGTTCTCGAACTTGTCGTTGCCGGTGTCGCCGGCAGCGGTCAGCAGGTATTTGCCCTGGATCTTGCCCTTCAGATAGAAGGCCAGTCGCCCGTTGGTATAGACCTTGTCGTATTCGCCCGGCCGCACGTCCTCGATCTGGGGATCGCCCGAGCGCTTGCCCACGGTGAGGTCGGCGAGCGCGACATAGAACCAGTCATTGTTGGGGATGTTGATCTGGCGGCTGAAATTCAGCGCGCCGGTCTTGGCACCACCACGCACGGCGACATCGACGTCATGCTCGCCGGGCGGCAGGATGCGCTGCACGACGAAGGCCTGCTTCGGGTCGACGGGGATCGTCTCGCCGAGCGCCACGACCTGGTGGCCGGACGGCACGTTGCGGCCGAACACGGTGACGGCGCCGCCCCGGATCGGGATGTTGCGCAGCGCCGTGCGATCCTCGCCCATGCCCGGTGCGGTCGCCTCGCGCGGCGCCGCCGGCTTCAGGTCGGCATCGGTGCGGGCGATGGTCAGCGGCACCGTCTCGTCGTAGCGGCCTTGCGCGTCGTAGACACGCAGCACGTAGAAATAGCCGACTTCCTTGCCGGTGTCGGGGTCGCGCTCGTCCGGCATGACCCAGCTTCCCTCGCCATTGATCGCGACGGGGATCACGGCCTGCGCCGGCTCCCCTTCCCGCTTGTTCGTGCGGTAGATGCGGATTTCCGAACGGTCGATGAAAGCCGGATAGTTGGCGGTGGCCAGGAAGTCGATGCGTTCGCCGGCCTTGTAGACGCGGCGGATCGGCGTGGTGGAGATGTTGAGGGTGGGACGGCTCTCCAGCCCGTCATACTTGACCTGGATGTCGACGGCGTTGAGCCCGACATCAGCCTTTCGCTGGGCGTCCACCGACTTGCCGGACGGCCGCGGTCCCTTGCGATTGTCTTGGTCTGTCCGGGAACCCGCTTCCTTGCCCTGCTGCGTGGAACTGCGGTCGACCTGCTCTCCGTCGACGCTGATCGAGAACGGGATGTTGCCCTGCTCGCCCGGCTTCTCGGTTTCGGTGTTGCTGCCGGGCGCGACCGTCTCGCTGGAGCTGTCGTCCAGCACCTTGCCGCGGATGGCTGGTTCGCATCCGCGCTCCAGGCAGGCACCCTGGGCAAGCGCGGTACCGCCGCCTGCAGGTATGACGAAGGCACAGCTGGCCAGCAGGAAGCCCGCACGCGCGGCGGCATCGATGCCAGCCTTGCGCAGCCCGGACTGGATGTGGGAGTGGCGGGCTGCTTTCATCGGCCGGTCTCTATGCGTGTTTCGATTTCGAGCCTGTAGCGGCCATCGACGGCCGACCAACGTTGCGAAATCTCCTTCTCCAGTTGCTGGACGCGGCTGCGTGCGAGCTGTTCGTCGGCACCCGGTTCGATGTAGCTCAGCCGCAGCACCGACTGCTCCCTGGCCAGGACGGCGATCAGCTGATCGAGGCCTTTCTGCCATTTCGGATCGAGTGCCGTGGAACCGCGCTGGAACGCCTCATCCTTCAGGTCGAGGCGTACGACCCGGCCGATGCGGGCGCCGAAATTGAGCTTCGTCATCTTGCCGGCGGTCAGGCGCACCACGCGCGGATTCTCGGTCGTCAGCCGGTAGCCGCTGGGCAAGGTGCGTTCGTCGAGCTTCATGATGAAGTTGGAGCCGATGCGCTTGTCCGGCAGGTCGGCGCAGGCGACATGGAAGCGCCCGTATTGATCGGTGGTGATCAGCAGCCCCCTGACAGTCACCACGCGCACGCCGGGCAGGCCAGGTTCGCCCTCGTCCTGGTAACCATTGCCGTTCTTGTCGTCGAAGACCTTGCCGATGATGTCGCCGCAATCGAACACCGGCTCGGCGACGATCTCGACCCAGGCCGAGGCTTCATCCGACAGCGGCGTGCCGCGTTCGTCGGTTGCCAGCGCCCGGTTGGTGTGCCGGCCCGGGCCGGCCGTGTTCAGCGCCAGCATCTGCAGGCGGATCTGCACCTTGGCATTCGGGCCGAAATTGATGTTCCTGAAGATGACCTGGCGGCCGGCGACCTCAGGGGTCACCGCAGTGCCATCGATGGAGGCGGAGCCGATCACGAAGCGGAAGCCGACAGGGATGGTGTCGACGATCGTCACCGGCCCGACATTGCGCGCTTCGTTGTTGGTGGCTGAGATGACGAACGGCGCCTTTTCGCCGATGCGGATCTGCCTGATCCCGGCCTGCTTGACCAGCGTCAGCGTCCCCGGCTTGCCGGTCGGCAGCGCCACCAGCGCGGTGCTGGCCGGCGA
This genomic window contains:
- a CDS encoding ABC transporter substrate-binding protein, which codes for MDRRIFCGSLLLGGLAAALPARAAEPLTVTDMAGRKVRLPAMPRRIVLLEARDIVSMSLLHPDPAALVVGWAAVDRIDSDAVRDGFERKRQIPVVGKQTPDTISFEGLISLSPDLVVANLYMAPQGSKDLLVERLESAGVPVIFSDLSSNASGDQAPAKSTIADFHEQMRMWGDVLGAADKAAAYIALVDAHLKRVASCVADAAPVTTYLEVQSTVDDCCWAAGSRVWGELLELAGGRTLPGVTAPWFQKLQLEYLVSTPSDVYIASGGGWSAGGRPSIGPGFTAAQGREGLQRLIQRTGFDQLSSVRNGRVHGIWTGLISIPPFNILFVEQAAKWLHPEPCRDIDPAATLAEINERFLSVPIKGPLWASLRD
- a CDS encoding TetR/AcrR family transcriptional regulator; translated protein: MKNSGEVEPAAGTGSPSVVGKSKGGRPSREAQAALNRRILESAAELFAVQGFAATTMEQVASVCGAGKDTIYRRYSSKSALFKALMEGLQGEVLSELDELMAIDSSASKRLKRFARALLSINLRPQMIALNRVALGEAVAFGGVQPTPTVESPIMMRFAALVKQAQAEGFLKEGNAFFVAEQLLYATSIKPLISAMLGEDRFVDPAEIERYFNRAWKLFLEGALGGDGQA
- a CDS encoding siderophore-interacting protein, with product MPAPRKRRYAATAVTPFSKVEAFLEPILASIATHDISVQRLGGRFEFQSPYGVGFLEATAGQLRLSVETDNRHALNRLKHALVGPISFIAAGEALQFEWTGDEAGLTPLEDLRILRVRRTAQLTPRMLRIGFEGEDLARFDRNDQLHCRLIFQPKDVVSPQWPSIDDRGHIVWPQRRKLDTRVYTIRSIDVPKGELTIDFALHDRAGPATRWAIAASAGDLVGIVGPAADGPRPAGFYVLAGDETGLPGIARILENLDSDARGFAFVEIGGLSEKLPLAHPAGIQLQWLDRQGAQPGTTSHLVDAVRSVAWPSDRQDSFFWGGCEHKAFRQIHRYLRNELHLPRERQVFYSHWHRTLSEEDIIAAGASAYLPD
- a CDS encoding transporter, translating into MRVEYRPDSDQMYYAFGQGTISRSGDIDRNDRFGIGAEYKLTEKIGLNGEISYGTGGVGGLAAITYNPTADDQYYIGYRLDPTRAFDLDRNYDPIGTDSGQIVGGVKRKINDTLSAFSEDSYDMFGSRRSLNQTYGVIYTPDAMWTVNASFEAGRVEDDGIYAVLDQNGKETGQYQRRDSFNRRAVSMSLGYNDEEAGITGRVRGEARFDSSSTGRGDVNTYLFAAGLSWKTDPNWRVLANVEGVWSASGNCDASIIANNCINSFRDGDYVEASLGYAYRPVDNDRLNALFKYTWLYDLPGNDQVSAVTGDRFGPLQRSHIMSADFTYDLVPWLSIGGKYGFRIGDVRYRERVSGNNVAIDDGWQRSSAHLGIVRADLHIVKQWDALVEARALAMPEADTVDYGALVALYRHVGENFKVGVGYNFGRFSDDLRDLTLDDRGVFLNVVGKF
- a CDS encoding MFS transporter — its product is MTEVTRADTSGDHHHVNPGDIAVGVVIGRTSEFFDFFVYAIASVIVFPKLVFPNTDPLTATAYSFAIFALAFLTRPLGTVLFMAVDRRYGRSAKLTVALLLLGTSTVAIAFLPGYATIGAASAWLLALARIGQGIAWGGTWDGLPSLLSLNAPEHRRGLYAMVPQLGAPIGLIVASTLFAFFVVNLSAEDFFGWGWRYPFFVAFAINVVALFARLRLVVTPEFSRLFENGELQPTRVRETLKAEGRVVGIGAFVPLASFALFHMVTVFPLSWVFLFTQEGPGRFLMIEAGSAVFGLLAIVASGLIADRIGRRSLLFSTAIAIAAFSGFAPQLLDGGTAGEIAFMVLGFILLGLSFGQSSGVVASRFSRRYRYTGSAITSDLAWMFGAGFAPLAALLLSANFGLISAGAYLLSGAICTLAALWVAGQAIDRGWQEKSSAE
- a CDS encoding TonB-dependent siderophore receptor; amino-acid sequence: MAFGACRAAFLGTTSLLVFSGGALAQEPATQLEKIVLEGRSGSTSADRILQKNTATATKTGTPVAETPQSVTTITRKQIEEQSPRTVSEALRYTTGVLSDRDSNSRYDSIFLRGFGAFGTATSYVNYLDGLKLPRGQAFAQPSIDPYLLDRIDVLKGPSALLYGQVSPGGLVNQVSRMPSAQPSNEVRIEGGSHGRVQGGLTSRGALNADGTLQYGISAVGRLSGTRYDDVDEKRLAIAPAVTWQPDADTTLTISGYYQNDPEGGYFNSLYPGFLAPQAYRPYLNSKLNIGDPSFDAFKREQYGIGYRLEHRFNETVTVRSALRYSHVDTDFSSLQMSGPLGANGVIPRHALRSIEDVGGLSLDNQAEFHFDTAAVKHTLLTGIDHQNSTSDWEYRFGAAPSLDVVNPIYGQPIGPLATIINNGQTLRQTGVYVQDQMSFGGFRAVVGVRHDWTRQETDNRLARTSSEQSSRATSYRAGLLYLFDNGIAPYVSYSTSFEPNVGVTAKGAPFVPSKAQQYEVGVKYQPAGLDALFTVSAFDIRQQDALVPDTFGFNVQEGEIHSRGLEFEARGNVTDNLELIGALTLLDTKVSKAAVPANVGKRPQAVPEYYGSLWANYTFDADALQGLSIGGGLRFVGSSYADNANAVKADGYTLVDAALRYDFGAKNPNLKGLQGTLNITNLFNKQYYSSCSSNIYCQYGNGREVLAGLNYKW